The genomic segment CGTGTGTGGTCGTGATGCAGAGGAAGAGGTGTATTGTTTGAAGTCGTGTTATCTGGTGTTTACGGTGTTTGTGCAGCTGTCACTCAAACACATGAAGATGGTAAATGTGCAAAAGCAGCTCATTTGTTTGTGGAGAGTTTCCTAAACAATGACATGTTTGAGACAAAGATAAAGTCTCTGAATTTAGATATGATGttgtcagtgtcagtgctgCAACGATGAATCCATTATCAGTTtgaattcttttttctttttcttcttaaagTGAATAcgctctggtttctttgctccatatgaacAAAGAAAGCTTaaaaaactcaatcattttgtttgtttgtggacaaaaacaagacatttgagaacatcatcatttccagagtttGGCAGGATAAATGACTCAGATGTTACAAGATCAACTAAGAAtgtcatcatcgattaatctgtccttatcttggtccataaaaatgttctcaaatgtcttgtttttggttttgttctttcatggagtaaagaaaccagaaaatactcatatttaagaagctgaaaaatcagaaaaatccCCCTTACAACCAAGTTGAcgattcattcagtcattgaTTAATAATAGAAGTCCTGTTAGTACTCTATGACAGAAGTTATGCACTGGAgctttagaatagaatagaatagcctttattgtcgttattttgtggacaacgaaatttgggtgccactcccttggtgcaaaatacaaattataaataacaattttaaaagagaaataaaaatattaacaataaaataagaataagaaatgttatttgcatttttccagaaactatgactatgtACACATTAACGTGagataacaaaatatagcagcagataacaaaatatagcagcaagataACAAATATagcagcagagagaagtgattgtcctgtttttgtgtaaacaaaGTGACTGAGCATCAGATTATTGCACTAGCATCAGATTAttgcactataaaaaaaaaaaaaaaaaaaaaaaaaaaaaaaaaaaaaaaaaaaaaaattgcttttgtttatttatttagttctgtGATGGCTCTGGGAAAGAAGCTATCCCTGAGCCTGTTTGTCCTGGTTCTGTGGGATCTGTACCGCCTGCCCGAGGGTAACAGGTGGAACAGGTAGTTAGCTGGGTGGAAGGAGTCCTTGATGAtgtttccagctctgcttcGGTAGCGAGAGCTGGCAATAGTCTCCAGGTTAGGCAGAGAGCACCCCGTGATCCTCTGGGCTGTGTTTATGATCCTCTGTAGCgctctcctgtctgctgcagagcacccTGCGAACCACGCTGTAATGCAGTACGTCAGGATGCTCTCAATGGTGGCGTTGTAGAAGGTTACAAGCAGCCTCTCCTTAGCCTGGCAGCACAGAGCTACAGACACAGTGTTACCAGACGTTGTCTTTGGTTGTTAGGCAACCAGAGAGCCAATGAATCGTAtgctgtatttattatttatttttgtccagGTGTTTAATTGTTGGACATCGCTCTTCACAACAATACCAGTGATCACCGccttgtttcctctctctctcgcaggCTTGAACTTCCCTAGAAACCCCCATGGAGCAGGATGTGGAGAGCCCTGCCATCATCAGACAGCCCAAGTTGCCAAAGCAGGTGCGCGAGGATCTGCCCAAACGTCTGGCGCCAATGGAGAGGACAAGGAAGGTCCAGCGCTACGTCCAGAAGGACGGGAAGTGCAACGTCCACCACGGCAACGTGCGGGAGACGTACCGGTACCTGACGGACATCTTCACCACGCTGGTGGACCTGAAGTGGAGGTTCAACCTCTTCATCTTCGTGCTGGTGTACACCGTGACGTGGCTCTTCTTTGGCTTCATGTGGTGGCTCATCGCGTATCTACGCGGCGACCTGGACCACATAGCGGACAATCAGTGGACTCCATGTGTCAACAACCTTAACGGGTTCGTATCGGCGTTCCTGTTCTCCATCGAGACGGAGACCACCATCGGTTACGGATACAGGGTCATCACGGACCAATGCCCCGAGGGCATCCTCCTGCTCTTGATTCAGTCGGTGCTGGGGTCTATCGTCAACGCCTTCATGGTGGGTTGCATGTTTGTGAAGATCTCGCAGCCCAAGAAGCGAGCGGAGACACTGGTGTTCTCCACCAACGCCGTCATCTCCATGAGAGACGGACGACTGTGCCTCATGTTCCGGGTCGGAGATCTGCGCAACTCGCACATCGTGGAGGCGTCGATCCGGGCCAAGCTCATCAAGTCCAAGCAGACCAAGGAGGGGGAGTTCATCCCTCTGAATCAGACGGACATAAACGTGGGCTACAGCACAGGAGACGACAGACTCTTCCTGGTGTCGCCGCTCATCATCTGCCACGAGATCAACCAGAACAGCCCCTTCTGGGAGATCTCACAAGCTCACCTGGCCAAGGACGAGCTGGAAATCGTGGTGATTTTAGAGGGAATGGTGGAGGCCACAGGTGAGTGTCTCGGTCAGTTACCAGAGAATGACTTTGGTCAAAAAAGTTCATGTATTTAAGTATCAAAGGTCATTTTCTGATGTAaactgtacttaagttttagaagtcaaagaagagaagaagagtgaggCGTtgggattgagccatggtggctgtaaacaaacacttaCAGACTGTGGGATTAGAGTTAAAGGCCTCATGGGTGGGATTAGAGTTAAAGGCCTCATGAGCGGCAGATTTCACCCACTAACAATAATCTAATTGACTTTGCTGATTTCCTGACTTTTCTTCCTCCCTTTTCCACTTATTTCTCTGAATTAGCTCAACTGTTTTCCTCCTTTATGACTCGGCTTAAAGGCACTTTATTCTGATAATTACTGACCGAGCATCTTATTAAATCTAACCTAATTTAATTGCTGTGATGTTTTCCGAAGAGCGATCAAGCGATTGAGGATTTTACAAACTGtacaaaccacacaaacactcactgtttgtgtctcacagtcATTTCCTTGGATTGAATTATAATCACTCTGTTGATCCTCTGGCATCACCGTGAGAACATCTCCATTCTTGATGAATATTGAAGGCGTTTCCATGAAATTTGGCGTCTTATTAAGTCCAATAACTGCGTTATACCCCCCACCGCCGCTTtgataaatataataaagcATGTTTGGAAGCTTCTGCCTGAGGCTCACACAGGAAACGCCTCTCAGCGCTGATGCAGAGCAGAACACGAGGAACAGGCTCAGGAAATCACTGGTGAAATGTGATTAAGAACATTTACGCAAAGTGGTGTCATTAAGTGTTAATTTGAGACACTTAAACTGGTGATGCTCTACAGCCAGGCTACGCAAATGGCGGCTCGCGGACCACATGCGGCCCCAAAAGCAACTGTGGTTCCCCCAGCAACACTGAGAAAACAACTGCTGttgctaatattgtgcacctttttgattttatgcacTTTGAGATGCACCTGGGCTCAACATGACcaactcatttatttttcatttttaaaaagaaacaactgtGAGGAGCTCTCACAGgactctctgacagaaccagacccacagatgtgtgaagcatctgccaagacaggttgtggtgaaagggaaaatggtgaggtagagaccaggagcagatggtATATAACAATTGTATCAAAGTTTAGACAGAGACAGTCTGTGATAACGTGACAGTGTCCTTTATACAAGCAGAGGCAGAGATTGTTCAGAAAGAATtgtactgatatcaactttaactAGGACTGCACACAGTCATGATGGGGCCCTCTCCCAGGCAcgttggggggggggcaggggggcagcagttccctgacctcactttgAATCCTCTacttgtgtccaggacaaatGTCTATGTCGGTATGTCGGgggttgagttgaggccatggttacggtggacttttttgttcgtctcgGTCTacaacatcttcccaccaagtttctggatattcggtggaactcaattttgcctctgttttcaccttaggtagcgctatagagcccttgagcaacgcacgggTCCAGGAGCTATGCCAATATTGCATTTTTGTTTCAAGAGTTTcgagagtttttatgcacgttaacgaCCTCAATAACGACCGCAAAGCCACGGATATGcgaataatctgaaggattaacaATAGGTTCAGGCCCTATAATTGtatataattaaaatgtcaacattgtgTTTGCAGGAATGACGTGCCAGGCGAGGAGTTCATACATCGGCAGCGAGATCAAGTGGGGCTACCGCTTCACGCCGGTGCTGACGCTGGAGGACGGCTTCTACGAGGTTGACTACAACAGCTTCCACGACATCTACGAGACGGACACGCCCGCCTGCAGTGCCAGAGAGCTCGCCAACATGACCAACCGCGCGCGCCTGCCCCTCACCTGGTCAATGGCGAGTAAGCTGAGTCAGCAGGGACTGCCAGAGTCCGAGAAGGAGAGTCAGGAGACCAAGAGCAGCCCGGAGAAGCAGGGCCAGAACCAGCAGACGGAGAGGAACGGGGACATCGCCAACATCGAGAGTGAGTCCAAAGTGTAGAGGACGGACAGGAACACGTGAGATTATTGGACTGCACTGGAAACTTCAGGTTTGCAGTCGCGACACGGGGACCAACGAGGACCAACGAGTACCAACAAGGACCAACGAGGACCAACAAGGACCAACGAGGACCAACGAGGACCAACGAGCACAAGAGACCAAGTATTCTGCACCATGAACCACTTTTTTCTCAGCGATTcatgccccgccccccccccgcGATGTGGTCCATTCCTGTTGAACTGCAAACCTTTTTTTGCAGCAAGTGCatgtttcaaataataatgtcatgtccttccttccttccttccttccttcctcccctgATGAGATTCctcttatttttttctattcaaATATTCCTACGGGGCATTTGCATAAGTATTTTTGTACATAAACgataaactgttttgttttcgtgtgaatatttgaaaaaatatttgatacaAGTTCCTTTGGGTTAGCTCTGTATTATATTCGATGCCTTACCGCGTGTATAAAGTTTGACCATTTGTTTTTCAGGAACATATATAAGCATGTATCGGTTCATTTATCTCGTATTATGTACATTACTGTGTGACTGTACGATGACGACAGGCGTCGTCATGGATGCAACGTCTACTTTAGACCAACGACCGACTCTTCCCAGAATAATAAGAATCCTGTACACGCTCTTGTTTCTCGATGACGACTCCGGACAATGGCcctttaaaaactgcatttagtCACGTTTTGCACATCGGAGGCTTCGAAGTGGAGAAAGTTGTTCACGACAGCGGAAAATCCCTCACGTCACCAATCAGTGTCAAACATGAATAAACAGTGAATTGCACATTATGATGTTGACGGTGTGTTGTTCTTGGTTCACAGTGGATGGATGAGTGAAGGGAATCTGGTGTGAGGGTGAATATTTTGTGTTATAATATGCACAATAATGCACTTAACAATTATAATACTAGACTTTCACTTTAACCCCAAAAAGAGTTTTGGTAACACTTTGTATTAGGGAACACAAATTCACCATGAACTACATGCTTACTAACATATATAAGTAGCATTCTAGAATAagattaacaccttattctacctctatgaCGACATGAACATGATTTTATCTAAATcaggtgttaatatgtgcttaatatttactaataaagggctagaaTGCTGCTTacatgcatgttagtaagcacctagttaatgaatgtgtgaatatgtgttccctaatataaAGAGTTTTTACACCA from the Solea solea chromosome 4, fSolSol10.1, whole genome shotgun sequence genome contains:
- the kcnj6 gene encoding G protein-activated inward rectifier potassium channel 2, which gives rise to MEQDVESPAIIRQPKLPKQVREDLPKRLAPMERTRKVQRYVQKDGKCNVHHGNVRETYRYLTDIFTTLVDLKWRFNLFIFVLVYTVTWLFFGFMWWLIAYLRGDLDHIADNQWTPCVNNLNGFVSAFLFSIETETTIGYGYRVITDQCPEGILLLLIQSVLGSIVNAFMVGCMFVKISQPKKRAETLVFSTNAVISMRDGRLCLMFRVGDLRNSHIVEASIRAKLIKSKQTKEGEFIPLNQTDINVGYSTGDDRLFLVSPLIICHEINQNSPFWEISQAHLAKDELEIVVILEGMVEATGMTCQARSSYIGSEIKWGYRFTPVLTLEDGFYEVDYNSFHDIYETDTPACSARELANMTNRARLPLTWSMASKLSQQGLPESEKESQETKSSPEKQGQNQQTERNGDIANIESESKV